The following are encoded together in the Vibrio zhugei genome:
- a CDS encoding acetolactate synthase 3 large subunit, whose product MAMLSGAEMIVQSLIEEGVEQIFGYPGGSVLDIYDALHEKTDQIKHVLVRHEQAATHMADGYARATGKTGVVLVCSGPGATNTVTGIATAYMDSIPMIVISGNVPNNLIGNDAFQECDIVGVSRPIVKHSFLVKKAEDIPEIVKKAFYIASTGRPGPVVIDLPKDVMNPQVKLPYQYPDEIKMRSYNPTTTGHKGQIKKALKALLEAKKPVLYIGGGAIISEADKQILRLAEALNLPVVSTLMGLGAFPGTHKNALGMLGMHGVYEANMAMHNADLIFGIGVRFDDRTTNNLEKYCPNAKVMHIDIDPSSISKNVPVDLPIVGSADQVLDTMLKLLADSKATNDPAALESWWQEITQWRQRQCLSYNTQSDRIKPQQVVETLYRLTKGDAYVASDVGQHQMFAALYYPFDKPRRWINSGGLGTMGFGLPAGMGVKFTHPDEEVVVITGDGSIQMNIQELSTALQYDIPVKIINLNNRFLGMVKQWQDIVYQGRHSNSYMSSVPNFVAIAEAYGHVGIRITSPDELESGLQQALDMKDRLVFVDISVDETEHVYPMQIKGEGMDKMWLSKTERT is encoded by the coding sequence ATGGCAATGCTATCTGGCGCAGAGATGATCGTGCAATCTCTGATTGAAGAGGGAGTCGAGCAGATCTTTGGCTACCCAGGCGGATCGGTTTTAGATATCTACGATGCGCTACACGAAAAAACGGATCAAATTAAGCACGTATTAGTTCGGCACGAGCAAGCCGCTACCCATATGGCGGATGGTTACGCACGAGCAACAGGTAAAACCGGTGTTGTTTTGGTGTGTTCAGGCCCGGGGGCCACGAATACCGTGACCGGTATTGCAACCGCTTATATGGACTCGATCCCTATGATCGTGATCTCCGGTAATGTACCTAACAACTTAATCGGCAATGACGCTTTCCAAGAGTGTGACATTGTCGGTGTATCCCGTCCCATTGTGAAACATAGCTTTTTGGTCAAAAAAGCGGAAGACATTCCTGAAATTGTAAAAAAAGCCTTTTATATTGCCTCAACAGGTCGTCCAGGGCCGGTTGTTATCGACCTTCCAAAAGATGTGATGAACCCGCAGGTTAAGCTGCCTTACCAATACCCTGATGAGATTAAAATGCGTTCTTATAACCCGACAACAACGGGACATAAGGGGCAAATCAAGAAAGCGTTAAAGGCACTGCTTGAGGCGAAAAAACCCGTTTTGTACATTGGCGGTGGCGCGATTATTTCAGAAGCCGATAAACAGATCCTTCGGTTGGCTGAGGCGCTTAATCTTCCCGTTGTCAGTACTCTTATGGGATTAGGTGCGTTTCCTGGTACCCATAAAAATGCATTAGGCATGTTAGGCATGCACGGGGTGTATGAAGCGAATATGGCGATGCATAATGCGGATCTGATTTTTGGTATTGGTGTGCGATTTGATGATCGCACCACCAATAACCTTGAAAAGTATTGCCCTAATGCCAAAGTGATGCACATCGATATCGATCCTTCGTCGATCTCTAAAAATGTCCCGGTCGATTTACCGATTGTTGGCTCGGCTGATCAGGTGCTCGACACCATGCTAAAATTATTGGCCGACAGCAAAGCCACGAACGATCCAGCTGCTCTTGAAAGCTGGTGGCAGGAGATTACGCAATGGCGTCAACGGCAATGTTTGTCTTATAACACACAAAGTGATCGTATTAAGCCTCAACAAGTGGTGGAAACTCTCTATCGTTTGACGAAAGGGGATGCCTATGTTGCCTCTGATGTGGGTCAACATCAGATGTTTGCCGCGCTCTATTATCCGTTTGATAAGCCAAGACGTTGGATCAACTCTGGCGGTCTAGGTACGATGGGATTTGGACTGCCAGCAGGAATGGGGGTGAAGTTTACTCATCCTGATGAAGAAGTGGTGGTGATTACCGGTGATGGCAGTATTCAGATGAATATTCAAGAGCTCTCGACCGCGTTGCAATATGATATCCCAGTCAAAATTATCAATCTGAACAACCGTTTCCTTGGTATGGTTAAGCAATGGCAAGACATTGTGTATCAAGGCCGTCACTCAAACTCATATATGAGTTCTGTTCCCAACTTTGTTGCCATAGCAGAAGCGTATGGACATGTTGGTATTCGCATTACCTCTCCGGATGAACTGGAATCTGGCTTACAACAAGCATTGGATATGAAAGATCGTTTGGTCTTTGTTGATATCAGTGTGGATGAGACTGAGCATGTTTACCCGATGCAAATCAAAGGGGAAGGGATGGATAAAATGTGGCTAAGCAAAACGGAGAGAACGTAA
- the ilvN gene encoding acetolactate synthase small subunit, whose amino-acid sequence MKHIISLLLENQPGALSRVVGLFSQRGYNIENLTVSPTEDDTLSRLNITTESDDLQLEQIQKQLHKLIDVLKVQDVSEFDHIERELMLVKVRASGSVREEVKSMADIFRGQIVDVTPSHYTVQMTGDGEKLDAFVESVAKFTEVVEVARSGIVGIARGDRSLKS is encoded by the coding sequence ATGAAACATATCATTTCACTACTATTAGAAAACCAACCAGGAGCCTTATCTCGCGTCGTTGGTCTGTTTTCTCAGCGTGGCTACAATATTGAAAACCTTACGGTTTCACCCACTGAAGATGACACGCTATCACGTTTGAATATCACCACTGAATCCGATGATTTACAACTCGAGCAGATTCAGAAGCAACTGCACAAATTAATTGATGTCCTCAAAGTGCAGGATGTGAGCGAGTTTGATCATATTGAGCGTGAGTTAATGTTGGTGAAAGTTAGGGCATCCGGTTCGGTGCGTGAAGAAGTCAAAAGCATGGCCGATATTTTTCGCGGGCAGATTGTCGATGTGACCCCCTCGCATTATACCGTGCAGATGACGGGCGATGGTGAGAAGCTGGATGCCTTTGTCGAATCTGTCGCTAAGTTTACCGAAGTGGTTGAAGTTGCACGCAGTGGTATTGTCGGTATTGCGCGAGGTGACCGCTCGCTGAAAAGCTAG
- the leuA gene encoding 2-isopropylmalate synthase translates to MNDQVILFDTTLRDGEQALSASLTVKEKLQIAFALERLGIDVIEAGFPVSSPGDFNSVKTIAENIKDSRICALARAVEKDIDAAAEALKVADEFRIHTFLSTSTIHVQDKLRRTFDDVLDMATKSIKHALKYTNDVEFSCEDAGRTPIDNLCRIVEAAISAGAKTINIPDTVGYTIPSEFGHIIEQLFNRVPNIDQAVISVHCHDDLGLSVANSIAAVQAGARQVEGTINGLGERAGNTALEEVAMILQTRADIFSASTNINSKEISRTSKLVSQLCNMPIQSNKAIVGANAFSHSSGIHQDGMLKNKNTYEIMTPESIGLKNQGLNLTSRSGRAAVKNHMDILGYKDDDYNLDALYESFLKLADKKGQVFDYDLESLMYFSNLRDEDDFFKLNYLSVQSGSVMATTSIKLQCGDEEKCEAAVGNGPVDALYQCIYRVTGYDITLDKFDLTAKGEGEDGLGQADIIANYKGRKYHGTGVSTDIVEAAGEALLHVINSLHRADEIEQIKQRQCTEA, encoded by the coding sequence ATGAACGATCAGGTCATATTATTTGATACAACGCTACGTGATGGTGAGCAGGCACTATCCGCCAGCCTAACCGTCAAAGAGAAATTACAAATTGCCTTTGCGCTAGAGCGCCTTGGGATTGACGTTATTGAAGCCGGTTTTCCCGTCTCCTCACCGGGCGATTTTAACTCGGTAAAAACCATTGCGGAAAATATCAAAGATAGCCGTATCTGTGCTCTTGCTCGTGCCGTTGAGAAAGACATTGATGCCGCTGCTGAAGCGTTGAAAGTGGCCGATGAATTTCGTATTCATACCTTCCTATCGACCTCAACCATTCATGTGCAAGACAAGCTACGTCGTACCTTTGATGATGTACTCGATATGGCGACAAAATCGATTAAGCATGCGCTTAAGTATACCAATGATGTCGAATTCTCCTGTGAAGATGCGGGTCGGACGCCAATTGATAACTTATGCCGTATCGTTGAAGCCGCGATCAGCGCAGGCGCGAAAACCATCAACATTCCAGATACCGTCGGCTATACCATTCCTAGCGAGTTTGGCCATATTATTGAACAACTCTTCAATCGCGTTCCCAATATCGATCAAGCGGTCATTTCCGTCCATTGTCACGATGATTTGGGGTTATCGGTTGCCAACTCCATCGCGGCCGTGCAAGCAGGCGCACGTCAAGTAGAAGGCACCATTAACGGACTGGGTGAGCGTGCTGGTAATACCGCCCTAGAAGAAGTCGCGATGATTCTTCAAACGCGAGCGGATATCTTCTCTGCTTCAACCAATATCAATTCCAAAGAAATCAGTCGCACAAGTAAGTTAGTCAGCCAATTGTGCAACATGCCCATTCAAAGTAATAAAGCCATTGTGGGTGCCAATGCATTCAGCCACTCTTCAGGTATTCACCAAGATGGCATGTTAAAGAATAAGAATACCTATGAAATTATGACCCCAGAATCGATTGGTCTGAAGAATCAAGGTCTCAACCTGACCAGTCGCAGCGGTCGAGCCGCGGTAAAAAATCATATGGACATTCTTGGCTATAAAGATGACGACTATAATTTGGATGCTTTGTACGAAAGCTTCCTGAAACTTGCCGATAAAAAAGGCCAAGTCTTTGATTACGATCTTGAATCACTGATGTACTTCTCCAACCTACGTGATGAAGATGATTTCTTTAAATTGAACTATTTGAGTGTGCAATCTGGTAGTGTAATGGCGACAACCAGCATTAAGCTACAGTGTGGTGATGAAGAGAAGTGTGAAGCGGCAGTCGGAAATGGTCCGGTAGATGCTTTATACCAATGTATCTATCGTGTCACGGGCTACGACATCACCCTAGATAAGTTCGATTTGACTGCGAAAGGTGAAGGCGAAGATGGGCTGGGTCAAGCGGATATTATTGCTAACTATAAAGGACGCAAATATCATGGAACTGGCGTCTCAACAGACATTGTTGAGGCCGCAGGGGAAGCGCTATTGCATGTCATTAACAGCTTACACCGTGCTGATGAAATCGAGCAGATTAAACAGCGCCAATGCACTGAAGCATAA
- a CDS encoding HD-GYP domain-containing protein yields MASIKINVNRLQPGLHIRLPVKWNDHPFLLNSFKLKSQEQITLIKHLGIEYVFLNPNQSSVEPVPPPKQEEIRENTEEENQAMSAEVDKLWLEKQERIEKLNAYRRRIKVVEQEFERSLARMRSVMNKIRSRPMDAVNEATVLVEDVVDTLLSDEHVTLHLMNSDSEFEDIYFHSLNVAIIAMMIGKAKGYSAEQLKELAFACLFHDMGKVRVPTAILRKTTPLNGPETNYLKLHTKYGLEIADNIEGFSPVARTVIEQHHELNDGSGYPNGLREEEIDELAKVVAVANTFDNLCHSQVPSEQKIPYIALSYLFKNCKHLYDQESLAILVKFMGVYPPGTVVQLSNGTVGLVISVNSNNLLFPNVLIYDASVPRHQAPIIELAGKDIKIVKAILPAKLPENIREYLNPRARVSYFFESDS; encoded by the coding sequence GTGGCCAGTATTAAAATCAATGTTAATCGACTCCAGCCTGGTTTGCATATTCGTCTGCCTGTGAAGTGGAACGACCACCCTTTCCTTCTGAATAGCTTCAAATTGAAATCACAAGAGCAGATTACCCTAATTAAGCATTTAGGGATTGAGTACGTGTTTTTAAATCCTAATCAAAGCTCGGTGGAGCCTGTACCACCCCCGAAGCAGGAAGAAATAAGAGAGAATACCGAAGAAGAAAACCAAGCGATGAGTGCAGAGGTCGATAAACTCTGGCTGGAGAAGCAAGAGCGTATCGAAAAGCTCAATGCGTATCGTCGTCGTATTAAGGTTGTTGAGCAAGAATTTGAGCGTTCGCTTGCCAGAATGCGTTCCGTGATGAATAAAATTCGCAGCCGTCCAATGGATGCGGTAAATGAAGCGACGGTCTTGGTTGAAGATGTTGTCGATACGTTACTCAGTGATGAGCATGTCACATTGCATTTAATGAATAGCGACAGTGAATTTGAAGACATTTACTTTCATTCATTGAATGTCGCGATTATTGCGATGATGATCGGTAAAGCGAAAGGCTATTCGGCAGAGCAGCTTAAAGAACTCGCCTTTGCCTGCTTATTCCATGATATGGGAAAAGTCAGAGTACCCACGGCTATTTTGCGTAAAACCACACCACTTAATGGCCCAGAAACTAACTATCTCAAGTTACATACCAAGTATGGCTTAGAGATCGCAGATAACATTGAAGGGTTTTCACCTGTCGCGCGTACCGTAATAGAGCAGCATCATGAGCTTAATGATGGTTCTGGATATCCCAACGGATTGCGAGAAGAGGAGATTGATGAATTGGCTAAAGTGGTAGCGGTAGCGAATACCTTTGATAACTTATGCCATTCGCAAGTGCCAAGCGAACAGAAAATTCCGTATATCGCACTATCGTACTTATTTAAGAACTGCAAGCATCTCTATGATCAAGAGAGCTTAGCCATACTCGTGAAATTCATGGGGGTTTATCCACCTGGTACGGTTGTACAGTTGTCTAATGGTACGGTGGGGTTAGTGATCTCAGTAAATAGCAATAACCTGCTTTTTCCAAATGTACTGATTTATGATGCTTCCGTGCCTCGTCATCAGGCGCCCATCATTGAGTTAGCAGGTAAAGACATTAAAATAGTTAAAGCGATTTTACCGGCTAAACTCCCAGAAAACATTCGAGAGTACCTAAATCCAAGAGCCAGAGTATCGTATTTCTTTGAAAGTGATTCATAG
- a CDS encoding MJ1255/VC2487 family glycosyltransferase: MKILYGVQGTGNGHIARARAMNQALRRHEQVDVDFLFTGRDADKYFSMEEFGEYQTRQGLTFATQNGKIDYGKTAINNNLLRVYQDMQALDLSSYDLVLNDFEPISAWAAKKQNIPSISISHQNAFRYNVPLKGASWMDKMIMQNFAPADHHISLHWYHFDQPILPPIIHTSSLPPCVDNFILIYLPFELLTEVINLVERFSHEHFICYHPDVTEVSTFRNLQLRPLCRDGFQEHLRSCAGVMANGGFELASEALSLGKKMLLKPLSGQFEQQSNVATLEHLGLASSMDYLDPSAVRQWLDEAPGERVIYPNVAFAISDWIVAGDWAHQDGLFHSLWQQVNFPHRTDLHGDFVLS, from the coding sequence ATGAAAATTCTGTATGGGGTACAGGGCACAGGTAATGGGCATATTGCGCGAGCGCGAGCGATGAACCAAGCGCTGCGCCGACATGAGCAGGTGGATGTCGACTTCTTATTTACCGGGCGCGACGCTGATAAGTATTTTTCCATGGAAGAATTTGGCGAATATCAAACTCGGCAGGGACTGACGTTTGCCACCCAGAATGGCAAAATCGATTATGGAAAAACCGCGATAAATAACAATCTGCTGCGCGTGTATCAAGACATGCAAGCGCTGGACCTTTCCTCATACGACTTGGTGCTTAACGATTTTGAACCGATTTCTGCTTGGGCGGCAAAAAAGCAGAACATCCCCTCAATTAGTATCAGTCATCAAAATGCATTTCGTTATAACGTACCACTGAAAGGCGCCAGTTGGATGGATAAAATGATCATGCAAAATTTTGCTCCAGCTGATCACCATATTAGCCTGCATTGGTATCACTTTGATCAGCCGATTCTACCGCCGATCATTCATACGTCGTCGTTACCGCCATGTGTGGACAATTTTATTCTGATTTATTTGCCGTTCGAATTGCTGACAGAGGTCATCAACTTAGTTGAACGTTTCTCTCATGAACACTTCATTTGTTACCATCCCGATGTCACCGAGGTGAGCACCTTCAGAAATTTACAGTTACGACCGCTATGCCGAGATGGGTTTCAAGAGCATTTACGCTCATGCGCGGGCGTGATGGCGAATGGTGGCTTTGAGCTGGCCTCAGAAGCCTTATCATTGGGTAAAAAAATGCTACTTAAACCCTTGAGTGGCCAATTTGAACAACAGAGTAATGTTGCCACCTTAGAACACCTCGGGTTAGCCTCCAGCATGGATTACTTAGACCCGTCGGCCGTTCGGCAGTGGCTGGATGAGGCGCCTGGTGAGCGAGTGATCTACCCTAATGTGGCATTCGCGATTTCTGACTGGATCGTGGCCGGAGATTGGGCGCATCAAGACGGACTGTTTCACTCCCTATGGCAGCAAGTTAACTTTCCTCACCGAACGGATTTACACGGTGATTTTGTCTTGAGTTAA
- the leuO gene encoding transcriptional regulator LeuO, giving the protein MLEKVENQDAMSAIASYRMESTLRGVDLNLLTVFDAVMQEQNITRAAHNLNMSQPAVSNAVARLKVMFNDELFMRQGRGIQPTQRARQLFGPIRQALQLIRNELPSSVFSPETSTRLFKLAICSPCDIRFAPKIMSSLQEQAPHVQLHLDAEFDRQIAERMRYQEIDFVIDYARFDDQGFSSVEIFRDELVVVASKHHPRIHGNITREALFTEKHAKLSKVHGQRSFSEQAYRSLDCRVSYEGTSLSNVLYVVSQSELVTIAPRWMVEHSENKEQLQVVQCPFDNVNISGYLSWHESSEKDKGHIWLRDQLMVVCGDVVAND; this is encoded by the coding sequence ATGTTAGAAAAAGTAGAAAATCAGGATGCGATGAGTGCCATCGCGAGCTATCGAATGGAAAGCACGTTACGAGGTGTCGATTTAAATTTATTAACTGTGTTTGATGCGGTGATGCAGGAACAAAATATTACCAGGGCCGCCCATAACTTAAATATGTCGCAACCTGCGGTCAGTAATGCCGTGGCGCGTTTAAAAGTCATGTTCAATGATGAATTGTTCATGCGTCAAGGCCGAGGGATTCAGCCAACCCAGCGAGCGCGTCAGTTGTTTGGACCTATCCGACAAGCGCTGCAATTGATCCGTAATGAGTTGCCGAGTTCGGTTTTCTCACCAGAGACTTCAACACGGCTCTTCAAGTTGGCGATATGCAGTCCCTGTGACATTCGTTTTGCACCTAAAATCATGTCGTCATTACAAGAACAAGCCCCGCACGTTCAATTGCATCTCGATGCCGAGTTTGATCGGCAAATTGCCGAACGTATGCGTTATCAAGAAATCGACTTTGTGATTGATTATGCACGCTTTGACGATCAAGGTTTTTCAAGTGTGGAAATCTTCCGTGATGAGCTTGTCGTGGTGGCATCGAAACATCACCCAAGAATTCATGGCAATATCACCCGTGAAGCATTATTTACTGAAAAGCATGCCAAGCTATCGAAGGTGCATGGACAGCGTAGTTTCTCTGAACAAGCTTATCGGTCACTGGATTGTCGTGTCAGTTATGAAGGAACCAGTTTGAGTAATGTTCTATATGTCGTTAGTCAATCGGAACTGGTGACGATTGCTCCGCGTTGGATGGTGGAACATTCCGAGAATAAAGAACAACTACAAGTGGTGCAATGTCCGTTTGACAATGTGAATATCAGTGGCTATTTAAGTTGGCATGAATCGAGCGAAAAAGACAAAGGCCATATTTGGTTACGCGATCAGTTGATGGTCGTTTGTGGTGACGTCGTCGCGAACGACTGA
- a CDS encoding phosphatase PAP2 family protein → MRVIQPIAKLDLVLSSFCLQHRYSHTMARFSRAISHTGDGHLYVMFAILAWLLDAAQGHTFVTVGLLAFAIELPLYWILKNSFQRRRPQELSPLLPTFITPSDRYSLPSGHTAAAFLMVTVISHFYPELTLLMVLWGGCVGGSRILLGVHFLSDVIIGALLGHVCALLSLLVLESSV, encoded by the coding sequence ATGAGAGTGATTCAGCCTATTGCTAAACTCGACTTGGTCTTGTCATCTTTTTGTTTACAACATCGTTATAGCCATACCATGGCACGCTTTAGTCGAGCAATTTCGCATACGGGAGATGGCCACTTGTACGTCATGTTCGCCATACTTGCTTGGCTGCTTGATGCGGCTCAAGGTCATACCTTTGTGACGGTTGGGCTACTGGCTTTTGCCATTGAACTGCCACTGTATTGGATTCTCAAAAACAGTTTCCAGCGTCGTCGCCCCCAAGAGTTATCGCCGTTACTGCCTACTTTCATTACACCTTCTGATCGCTATAGCTTACCCTCGGGTCATACCGCCGCGGCATTTCTCATGGTCACGGTTATTAGCCATTTTTATCCTGAACTCACCTTATTGATGGTGCTGTGGGGAGGCTGCGTTGGCGGCTCTCGTATTTTACTCGGCGTGCATTTTTTAAGTGATGTCATTATTGGTGCGTTGCTTGGTCATGTCTGTGCGTTGTTGTCGCTGCTTGTTTTGGAGAGCAGCGTATGA
- the leuC gene encoding 3-isopropylmalate dehydratase large subunit produces MSKAKTLYEKIYDAHIAVEAEGENPILYIDRHLVHEVTSPQAFDGLREKGRPVRQVSKTFATMDHNVSTTTKDINASGEMARIQMETLSQNCEEFGVTLFDINHKYQGIVHVMGPELGITLPGMTIVCGDSHTATHGAFGSLAFGIGTSEVEHVLATQTLKQARAKTMKIEVKGKVAEGITAKDIVLAIIGKTTSAGGTGYVVEFCGEAIRDLSMEGRMTVCNMAIELGAKAGLIAPDETTFDYIKDRRYAPDSKNWQAAVDYWKTLKTDDDAQFDHVVTLDAKDIRPQVTWGTNPGQVMLIDGIIPSPDDFSDPVEKASAEKALTYMGLKGGTKLSEYPIDKVFVGSCTNSRIEDIRAAAAVAKGKRVADHVQALVVPGSEQVKAQAEQEGLDKILLAAGFEWRLPGCSMCLAMNNDRLGPGERCASTSNRNFEGRQGRAGRTHLVSPAMAAAAAIAGHFVDIRSIH; encoded by the coding sequence ATGTCAAAAGCAAAAACACTTTATGAAAAAATCTACGACGCGCATATTGCCGTCGAAGCGGAGGGTGAAAACCCAATTCTGTACATCGACCGTCACTTAGTTCATGAAGTGACTTCCCCACAAGCATTCGATGGGTTGCGTGAAAAAGGACGTCCTGTTCGCCAAGTTAGCAAAACTTTTGCGACGATGGATCACAACGTTTCCACCACTACAAAAGACATCAATGCCTCAGGTGAAATGGCTCGTATCCAAATGGAAACCTTGTCGCAAAACTGTGAAGAGTTTGGTGTGACGCTGTTTGATATCAATCATAAGTATCAAGGTATTGTCCACGTTATGGGACCAGAGCTTGGTATTACGCTACCGGGAATGACAATTGTCTGCGGTGACTCCCATACGGCAACACACGGAGCATTCGGCTCGCTAGCATTTGGTATTGGGACCTCCGAGGTGGAGCATGTTCTTGCCACACAAACATTGAAGCAAGCGCGTGCTAAAACAATGAAAATTGAAGTGAAAGGCAAAGTCGCCGAAGGCATCACAGCAAAAGACATCGTTCTAGCCATCATAGGCAAAACCACCTCGGCCGGTGGAACCGGATATGTGGTGGAATTCTGTGGTGAGGCCATTCGTGATCTCTCTATGGAAGGTCGTATGACCGTGTGTAACATGGCGATTGAATTAGGCGCGAAAGCCGGACTGATCGCCCCTGATGAAACCACGTTTGATTACATTAAAGACCGTCGTTATGCCCCGGATAGCAAAAACTGGCAGGCCGCAGTTGATTACTGGAAAACATTGAAAACAGATGATGATGCACAGTTTGATCACGTTGTGACATTGGATGCCAAAGATATTCGACCTCAAGTCACGTGGGGGACCAACCCAGGACAAGTCATGTTAATCGATGGCATCATTCCATCCCCCGATGACTTCTCCGATCCAGTCGAAAAAGCGTCTGCTGAGAAAGCGTTAACGTATATGGGATTGAAAGGAGGCACTAAGCTATCCGAATACCCTATCGATAAAGTATTTGTCGGATCATGTACTAACTCGCGTATTGAAGATATTCGCGCTGCGGCGGCCGTAGCGAAAGGCAAGCGTGTAGCAGACCATGTACAAGCATTGGTTGTTCCGGGGTCTGAGCAAGTCAAAGCTCAGGCAGAACAGGAAGGGTTAGATAAAATCTTGTTGGCTGCGGGCTTCGAATGGCGCCTACCCGGCTGTTCTATGTGCTTAGCCATGAACAATGACCGCTTGGGTCCCGGAGAACGTTGTGCGTCAACGTCTAACCGCAACTTTGAAGGTCGTCAAGGACGTGCGGGAAGAACGCACCTAGTCAGCCCTGCCATGGCTGCAGCCGCAGCGATTGCCGGTCACTTTGTCGATATTCGTAGCATTCACTAA
- the leuD gene encoding 3-isopropylmalate dehydratase small subunit yields MSGFKQHTGLVVPLDAANVDTDAIIPKQFLQKVTRTGFGKHLFHDWRFLDDAGQQPNPEFVLNKPQYQGASILLARENFGCGSSREHAPWALADYGIQVIIAPSFADIFYGNAINNQMVPVQLSDDEVDELFAYVEKHHDARVTVDLESMTVNTTEKSYTFQIDEFRRHCLLNGLDSIGLTLQHADEIAAFEASIPAFLR; encoded by the coding sequence ATGTCAGGATTTAAACAACATACAGGGTTGGTTGTCCCTCTCGATGCAGCGAACGTTGATACTGATGCCATCATTCCGAAACAATTTTTGCAAAAAGTCACCCGGACTGGATTTGGTAAACATCTATTCCATGATTGGCGTTTTCTGGATGATGCTGGGCAACAACCGAACCCAGAGTTCGTCTTAAACAAACCACAGTATCAAGGGGCAAGTATTTTGCTTGCGCGTGAGAACTTTGGTTGTGGTTCATCGCGTGAACATGCTCCTTGGGCGCTGGCTGATTACGGAATACAAGTGATCATCGCGCCTAGTTTTGCCGATATTTTTTACGGAAATGCCATCAATAATCAAATGGTTCCCGTACAGCTCTCTGACGACGAAGTAGACGAACTGTTTGCTTACGTGGAGAAGCATCACGACGCCAGAGTGACGGTTGATTTGGAAAGTATGACGGTAAATACCACCGAAAAAAGCTATACCTTTCAAATTGATGAGTTTCGTCGCCACTGTTTACTCAATGGTCTCGACAGTATTGGGCTAACTCTGCAACATGCCGATGAGATTGCCGCGTTTGAAGCCAGTATTCCTGCTTTTCTGCGCTAA
- the leuB gene encoding 3-isopropylmalate dehydrogenase — protein sequence MTNTTHKIAVLPGDGIGPEVMQQANKVLDAIETKYQLTFERTEYDIGGIAIDNHGKPLPDSTLAACEESDAILFGSVGGPKWANLPPNDQPERGALLPLRKHFQLFCNLRPAQIHTGLESFSPLRADISAAGFDIVVVRELTGGIYFGQPKGREGSGADEKAFDTEVYHRYEIERIARIAFESAQLRTKKVCSIDKANVLQSSILWREVVTNIAKEYPDVELTHMYIDNATMQLIKDPAQFDVVLCSNLFGDILSDECAMITGSMGMLPSASINESKFGLFEPAGGSAPDIAGKNIANPVAQILSAALMLRYSLGEEQAAQDIEAAVGKALAAGQLTGDLAGDKPALSTSEMGDIIANYISNE from the coding sequence ATGACAAACACAACACATAAAATCGCCGTTTTGCCGGGAGACGGGATTGGCCCAGAAGTAATGCAGCAAGCGAACAAAGTTTTGGACGCAATAGAAACCAAATATCAACTGACGTTCGAGCGCACTGAATATGACATCGGCGGCATTGCGATTGATAACCACGGTAAACCGCTTCCAGATAGCACGCTTGCTGCCTGCGAAGAATCGGATGCCATTCTATTTGGTTCCGTCGGGGGGCCTAAGTGGGCAAATTTACCGCCCAATGATCAGCCTGAACGAGGGGCATTATTACCGTTACGTAAACACTTCCAGTTGTTTTGTAATCTACGTCCAGCACAAATTCACACTGGGTTAGAGAGCTTCTCCCCTCTGCGTGCCGATATTTCAGCAGCAGGCTTTGATATTGTGGTCGTTCGCGAGCTGACTGGTGGTATTTACTTCGGACAACCTAAAGGTCGTGAAGGCTCAGGGGCCGACGAAAAAGCATTTGATACCGAGGTGTACCATCGTTATGAGATTGAACGGATTGCTCGCATTGCGTTTGAATCCGCTCAATTACGAACAAAGAAGGTGTGCTCCATTGACAAAGCCAACGTGCTGCAAAGCTCAATATTGTGGCGTGAAGTGGTAACGAACATTGCTAAAGAGTACCCCGATGTCGAACTTACCCACATGTACATCGACAACGCGACCATGCAGTTAATCAAAGACCCGGCACAATTTGATGTGGTGCTGTGTTCAAACTTGTTTGGTGACATTTTATCTGATGAGTGTGCGATGATTACCGGCTCGATGGGAATGCTGCCCTCAGCCAGCATCAACGAAAGCAAATTTGGACTATTTGAGCCCGCGGGTGGCAGCGCCCCAGATATTGCTGGGAAGAACATTGCCAACCCAGTTGCACAAATTCTATCGGCCGCATTGATGCTGCGTTACAGCTTAGGTGAAGAGCAAGCGGCTCAAGATATTGAAGCCGCGGTGGGCAAAGCGCTCGCAGCAGGACAATTAACAGGCGATCTTGCTGGTGATAAACCCGCACTGTCTACCAGTGAAATGGGCGACATCATCGCCAACTATATTTCGAACGAATAA